The proteins below are encoded in one region of Deltaproteobacteria bacterium:
- a CDS encoding cytochrome C oxidase subunit IV family protein, with protein MSSHDHAATTSGHPSYVRIYFALLALLGVSLLGPMLGIPIVTLVTAFGIAIVKATMVAAYFMHLNIEEKYIWYVLLIMLGFMLVMFAGIAPDVMLPAGQNWFHLPIEPPAPPAHP; from the coding sequence ATGAGCAGCCACGACCACGCCGCGACGACCTCCGGACACCCGTCCTACGTCCGCATCTACTTCGCGCTGCTGGCGCTCCTCGGCGTCAGCCTGCTCGGGCCGATGCTCGGGATCCCGATCGTGACGCTGGTCACGGCGTTCGGCATCGCGATCGTGAAGGCGACGATGGTCGCCGCGTACTTCATGCACCTCAACATCGAGGAGAAGTACATCTGGTACGTGCTGCTGATCATGCTGGGCTTCATGCTGGTGATGTTCGCCGGCATCGCGCCCGACGTGATGCTGCCGGCGGGCCAGAACTGGTTCCACCTTCCCATCGAGCCGCCGGCGCCGCCGGCGCACCCCTGA
- a CDS encoding cytochrome c oxidase subunit 3: protein MTPTATMTAATAAPRLRTAMAGMLIFVGTEVMFFAGLVSAFVIARSHALGWPPPGQPRLPVAATALNTLVLLASGAVLAAAGRAAAQPFGRHRALGRLTLAAVLGALFVAVQGVEWARLLAYGLTMRSSQYGSFFYLIVGMHAAHAVAAIAALLHARSRLAGGTLSADAFAAVRIFWYFVVGVWPVLYAVVYLA from the coding sequence ATGACCCCGACCGCGACCATGACCGCCGCGACGGCCGCGCCGCGCCTCCGGACGGCGATGGCCGGGATGCTGATCTTCGTCGGCACCGAGGTGATGTTCTTCGCGGGGTTGGTGAGCGCCTTCGTGATCGCGCGCAGTCACGCCCTCGGCTGGCCGCCGCCCGGCCAACCGCGCCTTCCGGTCGCCGCGACCGCCCTGAACACGCTCGTGCTGCTCGCGAGCGGCGCCGTGCTCGCGGCGGCCGGCCGCGCCGCGGCGCAGCCGTTCGGACGTCATCGGGCGCTCGGCCGGCTGACGCTCGCCGCCGTGCTCGGCGCGCTCTTCGTCGCCGTCCAGGGCGTCGAGTGGGCCCGCCTCCTCGCCTACGGGCTCACGATGCGCTCGAGCCAGTACGGCTCGTTCTTCTACCTGATCGTCGGCATGCACGCGGCGCACGCGGTCGCGGCGATCGCCGCCCTGCTGCACGCCCGCAGCCGGCTCGCCGGGGGCACGCTCTCCGCCGACGCTTTCGCGGCCGTCCGGATCTTCTGGTACTTCGTGGTCGGCGTCTGGCCGGTGCTCTACGCCGTGGTGTACCTGGCATGA